AAATCATTCCAGACCGTAGATATATTCTCGCTTTCGAGAGGCGCACATATATTCCTGGTAGAGGCTCCTTTTCTGGCACAAAGTGTAAAGTCGTGTGCAACCTGAAATTGTCAGGAGCGCAATCCGCTTGCCTGATATTATTGGTCTTCTTTTTCTTCCGGTTTCGGCGAAGTCTTCTCCGATGATGCGGTCGATACTGAAGGTTTCATGTAACCGTCGGAAACCTGGCGGATATTCTTAATATCGTGGTACACCTTCAGACCCAAAATCGTCATCTCAGCCAAAAAGTATGATGCTACCAGCACTATAAAGCCCTGGATTATACCGCCCACCATAAACAGGATTCCGCCTTTGAATCCGCTTCCGCCCAGAAACTCGAGTAATATCCATCCGGCAGGAACCAATGTATGACCGGCAAACCATGAATTAATAAGCAACCCGAGCCCATACAGGACCGATATAGTGGCCGCTATTTCGCCGAATGTCCGCAGGAGTACCGAAAACACCGGTATGACAGTGAAATCCTGATCATACGCTTCCGCATTGAGCACATCGCTGGCCCGGATTACAAGTATCTGAAATATCAAAAAGATAAGTACCAGAAACAGAAGCTGGAACAGGATCAGGCCGATCACCCCGGCGGCGTCCTGCCCGGAAACATAGTTCCAGTAATCGATCCACATCATTGCCCCGCCGATAATCACGGCGATCGAGATAATCCACATCAAAACAAAGATTCCGAACCGCACCGAGCGTCCCTCGCTCAGTGAACTCAGAAGTGGCTTTATAAAAAACAGGTTAGCCATCTTACCTCCTTGTAAGTGACTGTTAAATATTCGGTTTATGTACACAGCCGTGAGGTCCGCTGTAATCAGTATCACAGTTGTTGGAATTTGTCAAGTCTATTCTGACGACACTGCCTGTATGACTCCGGCGGGACTTACATTTTGTAATTGCGATCGTACGAAATATGATTAACTTGTTTGATTATGGCCGATTCACGAATTACAACACCGGGTCGTTTCGAGGGCGAGGAATCTTTCGATGCCAGCCTGAGACCGCAGTCTTTCGAGGATTTCATCGGGCAGGCAAAATTGGTCGACAACCTGAAGGTTTTTATCCAGGCCGCCAAACAGCGCAACGAAGCCCTCGATCATGTGCTCTTATACGGCCCTCCGGGTCTGGGCAAAACTACTCTGGCGCACATAATGGCCAACGAACTGGGAGTCAAGATCAAATCCAGTTCCGGGCCGGTTCTGGAACGGGCCGCCGATCTGGCCGGAATTTTGACCAACCTGAATCTGCGCGAGGTGCTGTTTATCGATGAGATACATCGATTGAACCGGGTTGTCGAAGAATACCTGTATCCGGCCATGGAAGACTTCTCGCTCGAAATCATGCTCGACAAGGGACCCTCGGCGCGAGCGGTACAGCTTCCGCTCAAACATTTTACACTGGTCGGTGCAACTACCCGGGCCGGGCTTCTGACATCGCCTTTGCGCTCCCGCTTTGGCGTAGTCGGACGGCTGGATTATTACGATGTCGACAGCCTGCAGAAGATCGTCAATAGATCGGCTAGTATCCTGAATGTTGAAATCAACGATGAAGGCTCCTACGAAATCGCTCGTCGGGCGCGGGGCACACCCCGTGTCGCCAATCGATTGTTAAGACGTGTACGCGATTTTGCCCAGGTTGCCGGCGATGGCAATATCGACAAGAAATTGGCGGCCGATTCGTTGGCGCGGCTGGAGGTCGACAACCTCGGTCTGGATGAGATGGATAAGCGAATCCTGGAGGTGATCATTCATAAGTTCAGGGGCGGTCCGGTCGGGATCAATACCCTGGCAATCGCGGTCAGCGAGGAGCAGGACACGATCGAGGAAATTTACGAACCGTTTTTGATCCAGGAAGGACTTCTAAATCGTACACCGCGCGGAAGGATCGTGACCGAGCTGGGGTATCGTCATCTGAAGATAAAACCTCACAAAGGTCAATCCGACAAAGATCAGCAAAGGCTGTTTTAGCTCATGAGAATTCTCACTCATATATGTTGCGGACCGTGTTTGGTGTACCCCTATGAAAAACTGATCGAGGAAGGGGAGCATCTGACGGGATTCTGGTATAATCCCAACATCCATCCATTTACAGAATACAAAAACCGTCTCGAAAGCCTCCGCAAGTTCCAGGATATGAAAGACTTCGAGATCATCTACGAGGACCGTTACGAGCTCGAGACGTTTCTGGCCCTGACGATGACAGATTTGCAGGATCGTTGCCGGCACTGCTATCAGATACGCTTGACCGAAACCGCCCGGCGTGCCAAAGCAGAGGGCTTTGAGGCTTTTACCACAACGTTATTGGTATCCCCATACCAGAAGCTGGATTATATCCGCGAAATCGGCGAACGTCTCGAATCGGAAACCGGGGTGAAATATCTCGATCTGGATATAGTCGCAGGCTACCGCGAGGGACGCCGGAAAGCCCGCGATTATGGTCTCTATATGCAGAAATACTGCGGGTGTATATTTTCCGAAAAGGAACGCTATCAAAAGAAAAAGAAGAAATAAAGCAAATGAAGCTGTCCGATTTCGATTACCACCTGCCTGAGTCACAGATCGCAGAATATCCCGCCGAAAGCCGTGAAAAAAGCCGCATGCTGGTTTACAATCGAAGCTCCCATCGGGTTGAGCACCGCCAGTTTGCAGATATCGACGAATATATCAGGCCAGAGGATTTCCTGGTGGTCAACAACACCCGTGTCATGCAGGCCCGGCTTTTCGGCCATAAAAAGGCAACCGGCGGGAAGGTCGAACTGCTTCTTCTTAAGCAGTTCGAGGAAGGTCTCTGGCACAGCCTGGTAAAACCGGGTAGAGGCTTAACAGAGGGAGTCGAAATCGAATTCGAATCCGGCAGTATTACAGCCGCGGTGGCTGCTGTTCATCCCGATGGTTCCCGCACGCTCAGGTTTAAGCCGGCAAACAAGGTTTTCGATCTGATGGATACAGAGGGGCTGATTCCGCTTCCCCCGTACATTCAAAGAGCTCCACAGGAGAATGATTACGAGCGCTATCAGACCGTTTACAGCAGTCAACGTGGCTCGGTAGCGGCTCCCACTGCCGGACTTCATTTTACACCGGAGATATTGGACAAAATCAGGGCCAGGGAAGTGGAAATAGTCGAAATCAATCTCGATATCGGCTGGGGCACCTTTCAGCCGGTACGAGTCGAAGATCCCCGCCGGCATACGATCGAGACCGAAACATACAGGGTTTCGCCGGAGGCGTCGAAAAAAATCTCCGATCTGGGCAAAGCGGGTAAGAATCTGCTGGCTGTGGGGACGACCTCGGTGCGCACGCTGGAGAGCTGGTATCGGCAGACCGATGGTTCTCTTTCGGCTCATTCTGACGAAACAGATCTGTACATTTACCCTCCCTTCGAATTTAAACTTGTTGACAAGCTTCTGACCAATTTCCATCTTCCGAAATCGACCCTGTTGATGTTGGTGGCCGCCTTTGCCGGCCGTGAGGAGATCCTGGAAGTTTACCGTGAAGCGGTAGCTGAAGGCTACAGGTTCTTCAGCTATGGCGATTGTATGTTATTATTATGAAGACCTGCGCGATTGTATACCTGCTTCCGGAACCAGCCGGATCCGGCAATTTCCCGACCGCGTACCGTCCCCTGGGAGGAAAACCGCTTCTGGCACATACCCTGCAGGCTTTCGAGGACTGCCCCTCGATCGATAACGTTGTCCTTGTAAATGAAGCGGAATATATGCTCTTTGCCACCGACAATGTGATCGACCGTTTTGGGCTGACCAAGACCAATAAAGTTACCGCGTGCGCCAAATCTCGATTTCTTACCATCCAGAATGGCCTCAACGCGGTCGAAGCTGATACGGATATCGTCCTCATACACGATGCCCTTCGGCCATTTGTATCTACTCAGCTAATCTCCGATCTGGTCAGCGAGGGCCTGGCTCATGATGCCGTCGCTCCAGGACTTAAGACCTCCGACCCGGTCAAGCGTGCCGAACAGGGCTATATCCTGGCCTCGCTCGATAAGGACCGGATTTTCATCATGCAATCCCCGCAGGCTTTTAAATTCCAGCTTATCAGGGACGCCTACAAAAACGCTGAATCCTCGGAGCATGTCTTCGCCGATGATGTCGCGGTTGTCGAGAACTTCGGCCATAAAGCTCGGGTGATCGAGGGCGAGAGATTCAATCTCAAAATCGATACAGACGAGGATTTCAAGCTGGCAAAAATCCTGCTCGAAAACATAATTTCGCCCGGAGAGTAACGGATGCGAACCGGGACAGGAATCGCTTTTTACAAGTTCGATCCGGACAAACCCCTGTTGCTGGCGGGGGTGACGCTGACGGATTTTACCGGGTTGTCGGGCAACAATGACAGCGATATTTTGTCGCATGTTGTCTGTGATGCGGTATTGGGTGCCGCCGGTCTGGGCGGTATGAGCCAGCAGTTCGATGAAAGCGACAGCAAGTATCGTGACATAAAGTCAATCAAACTACTCGAGCTTGCCAGGATCAAGCTGGAGAAGTTATCGCTGGAAGTGGTCAACCTGGATATCATTCTGGTCGCAAAAGATTTCGATCTGGCAAATTTCAGGACAATGATCACCGTCAACCTTCAGCATGCGCTCCTGCTCGAAAACGGTTCTGTCTCTCTAAAAACCGCTCCCTCG
Above is a genomic segment from Candidatus Zixiibacteriota bacterium containing:
- the ruvB gene encoding Holliday junction branch migration DNA helicase RuvB translates to MADSRITTPGRFEGEESFDASLRPQSFEDFIGQAKLVDNLKVFIQAAKQRNEALDHVLLYGPPGLGKTTLAHIMANELGVKIKSSSGPVLERAADLAGILTNLNLREVLFIDEIHRLNRVVEEYLYPAMEDFSLEIMLDKGPSARAVQLPLKHFTLVGATTRAGLLTSPLRSRFGVVGRLDYYDVDSLQKIVNRSASILNVEINDEGSYEIARRARGTPRVANRLLRRVRDFAQVAGDGNIDKKLAADSLARLEVDNLGLDEMDKRILEVIIHKFRGGPVGINTLAIAVSEEQDTIEEIYEPFLIQEGLLNRTPRGRIVTELGYRHLKIKPHKGQSDKDQQRLF
- the queA gene encoding tRNA preQ1(34) S-adenosylmethionine ribosyltransferase-isomerase QueA, which codes for MKLSDFDYHLPESQIAEYPAESREKSRMLVYNRSSHRVEHRQFADIDEYIRPEDFLVVNNTRVMQARLFGHKKATGGKVELLLLKQFEEGLWHSLVKPGRGLTEGVEIEFESGSITAAVAAVHPDGSRTLRFKPANKVFDLMDTEGLIPLPPYIQRAPQENDYERYQTVYSSQRGSVAAPTAGLHFTPEILDKIRAREVEIVEINLDIGWGTFQPVRVEDPRRHTIETETYRVSPEASKKISDLGKAGKNLLAVGTTSVRTLESWYRQTDGSLSAHSDETDLYIYPPFEFKLVDKLLTNFHLPKSTLLMLVAAFAGREEILEVYREAVAEGYRFFSYGDCMLLL
- a CDS encoding 2-C-methyl-D-erythritol 4-phosphate cytidylyltransferase; translated protein: MKTCAIVYLLPEPAGSGNFPTAYRPLGGKPLLAHTLQAFEDCPSIDNVVLVNEAEYMLFATDNVIDRFGLTKTNKVTACAKSRFLTIQNGLNAVEADTDIVLIHDALRPFVSTQLISDLVSEGLAHDAVAPGLKTSDPVKRAEQGYILASLDKDRIFIMQSPQAFKFQLIRDAYKNAESSEHVFADDVAVVENFGHKARVIEGERFNLKIDTDEDFKLAKILLENIISPGE